Genomic window (Streptomyces sp. LX-29):
CTGCGCGTGGACCACCCGGACGGACTGGCCGACCCGACGGCCTATCTGCGTCGGCTGGCGGAGGCCACGGAGGGCCGGTGGACGGTGGTGGAGAAGATCCTCAGCCCCGGCGAGCCGCTGCCGGAGGACTGGCCCGTCGCGGGCACCACCGGCTATGACGCGCTGCGCCACCTGGACGGCCTGTTCCTCGACCCCGGGGGCCTGGCCTCCCTCACCGGGCTCTACCGGGAGACCGTCGGCGCCGACGCCGACCGGGGCGGCGACTGGCCCGCCACGGTCCGCCGCGCGGCCCACAAGGTGGTGAGCCATGAGCTGGCCGCCGAGGTGGAGCGGCTGGTGCGCTGCGCCACCCGGCTCTGCGCCGACTCCCCCCGGCTGCGCGACCACGCCCCCTGGGCACTGCGCACCGCCGTCCGCGAACTCCTGGTCCGGCTGCCGGTGTACCGGCCGTACGCGACCGCCGGCGCCCCCGCCCGCCCCGCGGACGCCGCGCTGCTGGACGAGGCCGCGCGGGGCGCCCGCACCGCCTTCGCGGTGGCCGAGGAGGCACGAGCCGTGGACGTGGTGCGGGACGCGGCCCTCGGCCGGCTCGGCGACGGCCCGTGGCAGCGGGACTTCTGCGCCCGCTTCGCGCAGACCGCCGCCGCGCTGCGCGCCAAGTCGGTCGAGGACACCGCCTTCTACCGCTACGTCCCGCTGCTCTCCGCCGCCGAGGTGGGCGGCGACCCCGGACATCCCGTCGTCGACGCGGCCGCCTTCCACACCTTCTGTACCCGGCTGGCGTCCGACTGGCCGGACACCGGCACGGTGGTGTCCACCCATGACACCAAGCGCAGTGCGGACGTCAGAGCCCGGCTGGCGGCGCTGACCGAGCTCCCCGGGCCCTGGGGGCGGCTGCTGGCGCGGTTGCCGGGCGGCGCCCCGGACCCCCATGTGGCCTGGCTGGCCTGGCAGACCGCGCTGGGCATGGGCTTCCCGGAGGTGGAGCGGCTGGTGCCGGCGGTCCTGAAGAGCGTGCGCGAGGCCGGCCTGCGCACCACCTGGACCGAGCAGAACGGCGGGTATGAGGAGGCGGTGGAGGCCTTCCTCGCCACCGGCCCCGGCGAGCCGCGCGGTTCGCTCGGCTCCGCCTTCGCCGCCTTCAACCGCGAGCTGGACGCCCCCGCCCGGGTCAACGCACTGGGGGTGGCACTGCTGCACCTGACCATGCCCGGCGTTCCGGATGTCTACATGGGCACCGAGCACGCCTACCTCGCCCTGGTCGACCCGGACAACCGCCGCCCCCCGGAGTTCCGGCCGGCCCTGCTCGCCGACCTCGACCGGGGACGGACCGCGACCGGGCTGTCGGCCGAGAAGCTCCGGCTCACGGCCGCGGCACTGCGGCTGCGCCGGCACCACCCGGAGTGGTTCGGGGCCCCGGGCGGCCACGCCCCGCTCTTCGCCGAGGGCCCGGCGGCCGAGCACTGCGTTGCCTTCGCCCGCGGGGGCTCCGCCATCACCGCGGTGACCCGCCTGTCCCAGCGGCTGGCCGAGGCGGGCGGCTGGGCCGACACGGCGCTCCCGCTGCCGCCGGGCCCCTGGCGGGACCTGCTCACCGGCCGCACGGCGGAGCGCCGCTGGCCTCTGCGCGAGCTCTTCGACCGGCTGCCGGTGGCGCTGCTGGCGCGGGCATGAGGGGCCGGGGAGCCGCCGGGGGACGTCGGCCCTCGGGGGAGGCGCTCCCCGAGGGCGAGCGCGCGCGGCGCGCGGGCGCCGGCCGGGGCGTCGGTCACCGGCCGCCCGGGGCGGCACGGCGCGGCATGGGGCGGGGCGGAACCGGTCGGCGAGGTCCTCCTCACCCTCACCGGGCGGGCTCACCCTGCCGCGCGGGCTCACCCTGCCGCGCGCGCTCCGCGTGCTCGGCGAGGACCGTGGGCGCGCTGAGCGCCACCAGACCGAGGAGGACGAGGGCGAGGTTGGCGTAGAGCTCGTGCCCGTCGAGGAAGGAGAGGCGCCGGATCACGGCCCAGTAGTGAAACCATCCCGTCCAGCCGTGGAGCAGTCCGGCCGCTCCCTGGATCAGCATGATCATTCCGAGTCCCTCACACACCTTCTTCATGCCTTCGACCGTAGGACCGGGAGGTGAGGGGCGAGATCAGTCGATGGTCTACGACCGACCGACTTTGGTCGCGGACCGGCTCCAGGGCGCCGCCCACCCCGACGTCGGTCAGTAGATTCGACGGCATGGCCGGCACTGCATCCACCGGCCCGCGCGACGCGGCTCCCGACGAAGTTGGGCGCCGCACCACGCGGGACTGGTTCACCGACATCCTCTGCGTCCTCGCGGCGGCCCTGTTCTCCGTGGCGACCTCGGAGTCGGTGGTCGACAACCCCGAGATCTCCGACACCGAGCTCTTCTCCCAGGTGCTGATCGGCGGGGTGGCGTGCCTGGCGCTGTGGGTGCGGCGCCGCTGGCCGGTGGCGCTGGCGGTGGGGCTGCTGATCCCCTCGGCGGGCTCGCACTATGTGGCCGGGCCGCTGCTGGTGGCCCTCTTCACGGTCGCGGTGCACCGCCCGGTCCGCACCACCGCCGCAGTCGGCACGCTGGCCATGGCCATGGGCGCGGTCGACGCCGCCCTCCACCCCGACCCCGAGCTGAGCTACACCGGCTCGGTGCTGGTCGGCGCGGTGCTCTTCAGCGCCGCCATCGGCTGGGGGCTGTTCGTGCGCTCCCGCCGGCAGCTGCTGGAGTCCCTGCGCGAGCGGGCGCTCCGCGCGGAGGCGGAGGCGGCGCTGCGTGCCGAGCAGGCGCAGCGACTCACCCGCGAGCGCATCGCCCGCGAGATGCACGACGTGCTCGCGCACCGGCTGTCGCTGCTGAGCGTGCACGCGGGCGCGCTGGAGTACCGCAGTGACGCCTCGCCCGAGGAGGTGGCCCACGCGGCGGGCGTGATCCGCACCAGCGCGCACCAGGCGCTCCAGGACCTGCGCGAGGTGATCGGGGTGCTGCGGGCCCCGACCGTCGACCGGCCGCAGCCCACGCTGCGCGATCTGCCGCGGCTGGTGGAGGAGTCGCGGCAGGCGGGCATGCGGGTGACGCTGTCCGACGGGCTGGACCGGCTGGACGCGGCCGTGGTGGACGCGCTGCCCGACGGCACGGGCCGTACCGTGTACCGGATCGTCCAGGAGGGCCTGACCAACGCACGGAAGCACGCACCGGGCGCCGAGGTGACGGTCCTGACCGCGGGCGGCCCCGGCGAGGGGCTGAGCGTGGAGGTGCGCAACCCCGTCCCGGACGACGGAGCCACACGGCTGGAAGGGGCGATACGGCCGGAAGAGGCTGACCCGGCCGGGCCCGAAGCCGGGACCATCCCCGGCGCCGGGGCCGGGCTCACCGGGTTGCGGGAGCGCGCGGCGCTGGCGGGTGGGCGGCTGGAGAGCGGCCGCGTCACACGGAGCGGAGACTTCCGGCTCGCCGCCTGGCTACCGTGGCCGGCATGAACGCTCCCGCTCCCGCTTCCGCGCCCGCGCCCGTCCGCCTGCTCCTCGTCGACGACGACCCCCTGGTACGGGCCGGGTTGCGGCTCATGCTCGGCGGTCCCTCCGGCATCGAGATCGTCGGGGAGGCGAGTGACGGCCACGAGGTGGACGCGCTGGTGGACCGGCACTCCCCGGACGTCGTGCTGATGGACATCCGGATGCCCACGATGGACGGGTTGACCGCCACCGAGCGGCTGCGGCGCCGTGAACGGGCCCCGGAGGTCGTCATCCTGACGACCTTCAACGCGGACGAGCACGTGCTGCGCGCACTGCGCGCCGGGGCCGCGGGCTTCGTCCTGAAGGACACCCCGCCCGCCGAGATCGTGGCGGCCGTGCGGCGAGTGGCGACGGGCGATCCGGTGCTGTCCCCCGCGGTGACCCAGCAGCTGATCGACCATGTGGCCGGTTCCGGGCGGGATCTCCGTCAGGTCCGGGCGCGGGAGCTGCTGGACCGGCTCAACGACCGGGAGCGGGAGGTCGCCGTCGCCGTGGGCCAGGGCAAGTCCAACGCCGAGATCGGCGCCGGGCTCTACATGAGCGTCGCCACGGTCAAGACCCATGTCTCACGCATCCTGGCCAAGCTCGACCTCAACAACCGGGTGCAGATCGCGCTCTTGGCGCACGACGCCGGACTCCTGGACGGCCCCGACTGACGGCACCGGGCTGACGGCACCGGGCTGACGGCACCGGGCTGACGGCACCGCATGACGGCGCTGGATGACGGACCGGCTGACGGACCGACTGACGGCACCGGCTGATGGCACCGGCTGACGGCATCAGCTGACCGCACCGACTGCTGCCCGCGCCCGCTGACGGCGTCGACCGGCCGCGCCGACCGGTGGACCGACGGACCGACGGACCGGCAGGGGCGGCGGTCGGAACAGGGAGTGACGGTGCCGGGCGGCCGAGGTCGCGGGGTTCGCCGCGGGCGGCCGGAAAATCGCGCCGGAGGCGGTTGGGCCGAGCCGGGAGAATTACTGCTGGACACCGGCTGACCAGCGCGTCTATGGTCCGTACGCGCCCGTGATGATCTTCCGGGCAGGAGTGCACCACCCTTCCGGAGGCACCCTCATGACCGAGCTGGTCATTCGCTCGCTCACCGACAGCGACGCGCACCTGTTCCACGCGCTGTCCGACCCCGGCCTGGTCGGTCGGGCCCGCTTCGGGCACGAGTACCGCACGGTCGCCGAGGGCGGCGAGTACCGACCCGAGTGGACCTGGGTCGCGCTGCGCGACGGCGTGGTGGTGGCGCGCGCGGCCTGGTGGGCGGGGCCCGAGGACGAGGCCCCGGTGGCGCTGGACTGGTTCGACTTCGCGGAGGGCGAGGAGGAGGCCGCCGCCCGGCTGCTGCGCACCGCACCGCTGTGCGCGGAGTACAGCCTGCTGGCGCCGCCCGGTTGGCGCGACGAGCCCGAGCTGGTGGCCGCGGTCCTGGCCCGGGTCGAGGCGGCCACCGCCGGCGGCCTCATTCCGCTGGTCGAGCGGTTCCGCTACGAATGGACGCCGGAGTGCGGGCTGCCCGCGCGGCCGGGACGGCTGGAGTTCCGCCCGGAGCCGGACGACGCGGTCGTCGCCGAGGTGCTGCACCGAGTCCTGGAGGGCACGCTCGACGCACACGACCAGCGGATCGTCGCCGAGTCGGGGGTGGCGGCGGCGGTGGCCGAGACCCTGGAGTTCCTCCACTGGTTCCCCTCCCCGCGCGACTGGTGGCGGTTGGCCTACACGCCGGGCCCGGACGGGGAGCTCGTCGGCATCCACGTCCCGGCGCGCAACCCGGCGGGCCCGTGCGTGGGTTACGTCGGTGTGGTGCCCGAGCACCGGGGCTGGGGCTACGGCCATGAGCTGCTCGTCGCCTGCACCCATGACCTGGTGGAGCGGGGCGCCACCCGGATCGCGGCCGCGACGGACCAGGACAACGTCCCGATGGCCGCGGCCTTCGCCAAGGCCGGCTACCCCGTCACCCAGGAGCGCATCGACCTCGTCTGACGCCCCGCCACGCGCCGCTTCCACCCCTTACGACACCCGGCGCACACCGGCACCGCGCTCCCCTGACGCCCCGCCACACGCCGGCGTCCCACGCCCTGGTGCGTCCGCGCCCCGCGTCCCGCAGCATGGTGAGAACGTATGCCACCGGTGACGGCACGCCCGTGGAGCCCGCGCCGTCAGTGAGGAGCCGCCAGTGCTGTTCGAGGTGTGGGCGCCGCGCGCCGGTGACCGGGTCGACCTTCATCTGGACGGCCGCACGCACGCCATGGAGCGCGACCCCGGCCGGGCCGGCTGGTGGCGAGCCGAGGCCCCGGCCGGGCCCGGCGCGCGGTACGGCTTCGCGCTGGACGAGGGCCCGCCGCTGCCCGACCCCCGCTCACGCCGCCAGCCCGACGGCCCCGACGGGCTGAGCGCGGTCGTGGC
Coding sequences:
- the treY gene encoding malto-oligosyltrehalose synthase translates to MTFHHAAPPPVPPPEPLSDPPSAAGPGPRPRVPTATYRLQLQPRFPFAAAREAVPYLASLGVSHLHLSPVLEAVPGSTHGYDVVDHAAVRGELGGEEGLRELARAAHAHGLGLIVDIVPNHMAAPVPEQLNQALWEVLRDGQASPYARWFDIDWAAQDGKVLLPVLAGQLGDELKHLTVARGVLHYHDHRFPLRRGTERLPLPELLEAQWYRLGWWRLARTELNYRRFFTISELIAVRVEDPEVFAATHATLSRLCREGVIDGLRVDHPDGLADPTAYLRRLAEATEGRWTVVEKILSPGEPLPEDWPVAGTTGYDALRHLDGLFLDPGGLASLTGLYRETVGADADRGGDWPATVRRAAHKVVSHELAAEVERLVRCATRLCADSPRLRDHAPWALRTAVRELLVRLPVYRPYATAGAPARPADAALLDEAARGARTAFAVAEEARAVDVVRDAALGRLGDGPWQRDFCARFAQTAAALRAKSVEDTAFYRYVPLLSAAEVGGDPGHPVVDAAAFHTFCTRLASDWPDTGTVVSTHDTKRSADVRARLAALTELPGPWGRLLARLPGGAPDPHVAWLAWQTALGMGFPEVERLVPAVLKSVREAGLRTTWTEQNGGYEEAVEAFLATGPGEPRGSLGSAFAAFNRELDAPARVNALGVALLHLTMPGVPDVYMGTEHAYLALVDPDNRRPPEFRPALLADLDRGRTATGLSAEKLRLTAAALRLRRHHPEWFGAPGGHAPLFAEGPAAEHCVAFARGGSAITAVTRLSQRLAEAGGWADTALPLPPGPWRDLLTGRTAERRWPLRELFDRLPVALLARA
- a CDS encoding response regulator transcription factor, translating into MNAPAPASAPAPVRLLLVDDDPLVRAGLRLMLGGPSGIEIVGEASDGHEVDALVDRHSPDVVLMDIRMPTMDGLTATERLRRRERAPEVVILTTFNADEHVLRALRAGAAGFVLKDTPPAEIVAAVRRVATGDPVLSPAVTQQLIDHVAGSGRDLRQVRARELLDRLNDREREVAVAVGQGKSNAEIGAGLYMSVATVKTHVSRILAKLDLNNRVQIALLAHDAGLLDGPD
- a CDS encoding GNAT family N-acetyltransferase; this translates as MTELVIRSLTDSDAHLFHALSDPGLVGRARFGHEYRTVAEGGEYRPEWTWVALRDGVVVARAAWWAGPEDEAPVALDWFDFAEGEEEAAARLLRTAPLCAEYSLLAPPGWRDEPELVAAVLARVEAATAGGLIPLVERFRYEWTPECGLPARPGRLEFRPEPDDAVVAEVLHRVLEGTLDAHDQRIVAESGVAAAVAETLEFLHWFPSPRDWWRLAYTPGPDGELVGIHVPARNPAGPCVGYVGVVPEHRGWGYGHELLVACTHDLVERGATRIAAATDQDNVPMAAAFAKAGYPVTQERIDLV
- a CDS encoding histidine kinase yields the protein MAGTASTGPRDAAPDEVGRRTTRDWFTDILCVLAAALFSVATSESVVDNPEISDTELFSQVLIGGVACLALWVRRRWPVALAVGLLIPSAGSHYVAGPLLVALFTVAVHRPVRTTAAVGTLAMAMGAVDAALHPDPELSYTGSVLVGAVLFSAAIGWGLFVRSRRQLLESLRERALRAEAEAALRAEQAQRLTRERIAREMHDVLAHRLSLLSVHAGALEYRSDASPEEVAHAAGVIRTSAHQALQDLREVIGVLRAPTVDRPQPTLRDLPRLVEESRQAGMRVTLSDGLDRLDAAVVDALPDGTGRTVYRIVQEGLTNARKHAPGAEVTVLTAGGPGEGLSVEVRNPVPDDGATRLEGAIRPEEADPAGPEAGTIPGAGAGLTGLRERAALAGGRLESGRVTRSGDFRLAAWLPWPA